One genomic window of Euleptes europaea isolate rEulEur1 chromosome 10, rEulEur1.hap1, whole genome shotgun sequence includes the following:
- the TENT5A gene encoding terminal nucleotidyltransferase 5A has protein sequence MADEERAGGGPSGASAAEASAGGEGPRCNVLGWEQVQRLDRLLSETIPIHGRGNFPTLGMRPRRIVEAVRRRLEGRRIGVRDVRLNGSAASHVLHQDSGLGYKDLDLIFCADLKGEAEFQTVKDVVLDCLLDFLPEGVNKEKITPLTLKEAYVQKMVKVCNDSDRWSLISLSNNSGKNVELKFVDSLRRQFEFSVDSFQIKLDSLLLFYECSENPMTETFHPTIIGESVYGDFQEAFDHLCNKIIATRNPEEIRGGGLLKYCNLLVRGFRAASESEIKSLQRYMCSRFFIDFSDIGEQQRKLESYLQNHFVGLEDRKYDYLMTLHGVVNESTVCLMGHERRQTLNLITMLAIRVLAEQNIIPNVANVTCYYQPAPYVADANFSNYYIAQVQPMFPCQQHTYSTWLPCN, from the exons ATGGCGGACGAGGAGCGCGCTGGCGGCGGCCCTAGCGGGGCGTCGGCGGCCGAGGCGTCGGCGGGGGGCGAGGGCCCCCGCTGCAACGTGCTGGGCTGGGAGCAAGTGCAGCGCCTGGACCGCCTCCTGAGCGAGACGATCCCGATCCACGGGCGGGGCAACTTCCCCACGCTGGGGATGCGGCCGCGGCGGATCGTCGAGGCGGTGCGGCGGCGCCTGGAGGGGAGGCGCATCGGCGTGCGCGACGTGCGCCTCAACGGCTCGGCCGCCAGCCACGTCCTGCACCAGGACAGCGGCCTGGGCTACAAGGACCTGGACCTCATCTTCTGCGCCGACCTGAAGGGCGAGGCCGAGTTCCAGACGGTCAAGGACGTCGTCCTGGACTGCCTCTTGGATTTCTTGCCCGAAGGCGTGAACAAGGAGAAGATCACCCCCCTCACCCTGAAG GAAGCCTACGTGCAGAAAATGGTGAAAGTCTGCAACGATTCAGACCGGTGGAGTCTCATCTCCCTATCCAACAACAGCGGCAAAAATGTGGAGCTGAAATTCGTGGACTCTCTGAGGAGGCAGTTCGAGTTCAGTGTAGACTCCTTCCAAATCAAGCTAGACTCCCTCCTTCTTTTTTATGAATGTTCCGAGAACCCGATGACTGAAACTTTCCACCCCACTATCATTGGGGAGAGTGTCTATGGGGATTTCCAAGAAGCCTTTGATCACCTTTGCAACAAGATAATTGCTACCCGGAATCCAGAAGAAATCAGGGGAGGAGGCCTCCTTAAGTACTGCAACCTCCTCGTAAGGGGCTTCCGGGCTGCTTCAGAATCGGAGATTAAGTCCCTCCAGAGATACATGTGCTCCAGGTTTTTCATTGACTTCTCAGACATTGGAGAGCAGCAGCGCAAACTGGAGTCGTACTTGCAGAACCACTTTGTAGGGCTGGAGGACCGCAAGTACGACTACCTCATGACTCTTCACGGTGTGGTGAACGAGAGCACGGTGTGCCTGATGGGGCACGAGAGGCGGCAGACTTTGAATCTTATCACCATGCTGGCCATCCGTGTCCTGGCTGAGCAAAATATCATCCCGAACGTGGCCAATGTCACTTGCTACTACCAGCCGGCCCCATATGTAGCAGATGCTAACTTCAGCAATTACTATATTGCCCAGGTTCAGCCGATGTTCCCCTGTCAGCAACACACATACTCGACTTGGTTGCCCTGTAATTAA